The nucleotide window GGCCAGCGGCCGCACCTCGGCCACCGTCCACTCCTCGAGGCGCGCGGTGGCGTGCCGGGGCACGCGCAGGTCAGCATGCCGCAGCACCCGTCCCGCGAGCAGGGGGCGCAGGCGGTGCGCGGCGCGGACGAGGGAGTCGCCCTCGGGCATGTCAGGCCACCGCCACGACGGCGGCGCTCACACCGCGTTGAGCTGCCACGTCACGCCGAAGCGGTCGGCCACCCACGCGAAGCGGCGGGAGAAGCCGTAGTCGTCCGGGGGCATGAGGTCGGCGCCGCCGCCGGAGACGAGGGCGTCGTGGATCGCGTCCACCGCCGTGGGGTCCGGCAGCTCCACGAAGAGGCTGATCGAGGGGGTGAAGGAGAAGCCGTGCGGGGTGAACGAGTCGAAGAAGCGCAGCCGCTGGCCCGCGATCTCGAGCTCGCCGTGCGAGACCTTGCCCGCCCACTCGGCGCCGCGGGGCGTCGAGTCGTCGAACAGGTCGCGGCGGACCTCGGTGACTGGCAGGTGCTCCACGAACGCGGTGAGGTAGGCGTCCATGGCGGCGCCGGCGTCCCCCTCGAACATGAGGAACGGCGTCACGGAGGGCTCGGAGGGGTGCGGCATGGACTCGCCGAGGAGCTCGGCCTCGGGGTCGGCGCCGAACGGGCCGTCCGGCTCGGACGGGGCCACGGGATCCGTGCCGGCCAGTCCGCTCGCGGGGTCGTGCGTCAGGGTGTCCTCGGCGGTGCTCGGGTTCTCGC belongs to Micrococcus sp. 2A and includes:
- a CDS encoding VOC family protein; translation: MSENPSTAEDTLTHDPASGLAGTDPVAPSEPDGPFGADPEAELLGESMPHPSEPSVTPFLMFEGDAGAAMDAYLTAFVEHLPVTEVRRDLFDDSTPRGAEWAGKVSHGELEIAGQRLRFFDSFTPHGFSFTPSISLFVELPDPTAVDAIHDALVSGGGADLMPPDDYGFSRRFAWVADRFGVTWQLNAV